A window from Lytechinus pictus isolate F3 Inbred chromosome 9, Lp3.0, whole genome shotgun sequence encodes these proteins:
- the LOC129268070 gene encoding tyrosine-protein phosphatase non-receptor type 5-like has protein sequence MVVKTAGLEPQPYPAMSQGTGPSVSTSYPHEVIESEQGFWQHSYAPYAVGFGCAVFVILLAIICYCCCKAWRAKHLRDEEKRICMYPPIKPETQEGQLIQPESGYTYASLARSEPIKIKTKGLQERRSSSQSLTLDINAPTETVRWVASPPRESSVQEYLESAGNRMTRKQLRNSIKNFRALHEEFWDIPMNHPESVEVPGSAAKNRYSTILPNPQTRVSLPPISGDPLSDYINANIIRGYDREPNSFVATQGPMAHTLADFWRMIWFTNAPVIVMVTKIKERKRSKCEMYWPQGQGFYGDIDVTVEETVPKDDYILKIFTLKYLNECRQVLHYWYTAWPDNKPPENPVTLLEMIREVEFSRIDPTLPRGPVIVHCSAGLGRTGCYIAITIGMRQMDEESMVDILGIVCQIRQDRGGMIQTNEQYEFIHQALCLYEKCLPRRESITGTE, from the exons ATGGTGGTGAAAACAGCAGGGTTAGAACCACAACCATATCCAGCAATGTCTCAGGGAACAGGACCAAGTGTG TCCACATCATACCCACATGAAGTTATTGAGAGTGAACAGGGCTTTTGGCAGCATTCCTATGCACCTTATGCAGTGGGCTTTGGCTGTGCAGTATTTGTTATATTACTAGCCATT ATATGCTACTGTTGCTGCAAAGCATGGCGCGCCAAGCATTTACGGGACGAGGAGAAACGAATATGTATGTATCCACCCATCAAACCAGAAACTCAAGAGGGTCAATTAATCCAACCAGAGTCCGGCTATACGTACGCATCGCTTGCTCGGAGTGAACCTATTAAGATAAAGACCAAAGGACTACAAGAAAG GAGAAGCTCTTCTCAGTCTCTCACACTTGACATCAATGCTCCAACAGAAACAGTCAGATGGGTAGCCTCACCTCCAAGAGAAAG CTCTGTACAAGAATACTTAGAGTCAGCAGGCAACAGAATGAcgagaaaacaactcagaaattcaattaaaaatttcCGTGCCCTCCACGAAGAATTCTGG gaCATTCCAATGAACCATCCAGAGAGTGTTGAGGTCCCAGGTTCAGCGGCTAAAAACAGGTATAGCACGATACTACCAAACCCACAGACTAGAGTCTCACTTCCACCGATCAGCGGCGATCCACTATCTGATTACATCAATGCAAATATCATCAGG ggGTATGATCGAGAGCCCAATTCTTTCGTCGCCACTCAAGGCCCAATGGCTCACACCCTAGCAGACTTCTGGAGGATGATCTGGTTTACCAACGCGCCGGTTATCGTCATGGTAACCAAAAtcaaagagaggaaaaga AGTAAATGTGAGATGTATTGGCCTCAAGGGCAAGGTTTCTATGGTGATATTGATGTGACAGTGGAAGAGACAGTTCCCAAAGATGATTATATActtaaaatatttacattgaaG TACTTAAATGAATGTCGTCAGGTTTTGCATTACTGGTACACTGCATGGCCGGACAATAAACCTCCCGAGAACCCAGTCACTCTGCTGGAGATGATACGTGAAGTGGAATTCAGCAGGATAGACCCTACGCTTCCAAGAGGACCAGTCATAGTCCATTGCAG TGCTGGACTAGGTCGGACAGGGTGTTACATTGCAATCACTATTGGTATGAGACAGATGGATGAGGAGAGCATGGTTGATATACTAGGCATTGTATGCCAGATCAGACAAGATAG